The following proteins come from a genomic window of Streptomyces liliiviolaceus:
- a CDS encoding histone-like nucleoid-structuring protein Lsr2, which yields MAQRVVVTLSDDIDGSEAAETIAFGLDGKSYEIDLNPANAEQLRAALEPYVEAGRKRSRSGKAYRQTAVAPDPAAVRAWAQSNKLEVPARGRIPKRVYEAFTAAQ from the coding sequence GTGGCGCAGCGTGTCGTAGTCACTCTCTCCGACGACATCGACGGCTCGGAAGCGGCGGAAACGATCGCCTTCGGTCTGGACGGCAAGTCGTACGAGATCGACCTGAATCCGGCCAATGCCGAGCAGTTGCGCGCGGCGCTGGAGCCGTATGTGGAGGCCGGGCGGAAGCGGTCGCGGTCCGGGAAGGCGTACCGGCAGACCGCCGTGGCGCCCGATCCGGCGGCTGTTCGGGCGTGGGCGCAGTCCAACAAGCTGGAGGTGCCTGCGCGGGGGCGGATTCCCAAGCGGGTGTATGAGGCTTTTACCGCTGCGCAGTAG
- a CDS encoding ABC transporter ATP-binding protein, producing the protein MNTNEPVIEVTDLRRVYGGGFEAVRGVSFEVARGELFALLGTNGAGKTSTVELIEGLARPAGGQVRVLGHDPYTERAAVRPRIGLMLQEGGFPSELTVSETVRMWAGCTSGARPESEALSLVGLTRRAGVRVKQLSGGEKRRLDLALALLGRPEVLFLDEPTTGLDAEGRQETWELVRELRAQGTTVLLTTHYLEEAEGLADRLAILHAGRIAVSGTPAEVTASQPSRISFELPTGYFPGDLPPLDSLGITGHEISGRVLRLRTNELQRAATGLLTWAERAGVELRGLDIRSGSLEEAFLRIARHVSEQDAQAEQAGQAGQAEQSQHSEKEHVA; encoded by the coding sequence ATGAATACGAATGAGCCCGTGATCGAGGTCACTGATCTCCGACGCGTCTACGGGGGAGGGTTCGAGGCGGTCCGAGGGGTCTCCTTCGAAGTCGCCCGGGGCGAACTCTTCGCACTGCTCGGCACCAACGGCGCGGGCAAGACCTCCACCGTCGAACTCATCGAGGGCCTCGCCCGGCCGGCCGGCGGCCAGGTGCGCGTCCTCGGCCACGACCCGTACACCGAACGTGCCGCCGTCCGCCCGCGCATCGGACTCATGCTCCAGGAGGGCGGCTTCCCCTCCGAGCTGACCGTCTCGGAGACCGTCCGGATGTGGGCCGGCTGCACGAGCGGCGCCCGCCCCGAGAGCGAGGCGCTGTCCCTGGTCGGTCTCACCCGCCGGGCCGGCGTACGCGTGAAGCAGCTGTCCGGCGGCGAGAAGCGGCGCCTGGACCTCGCCCTCGCGCTCCTCGGACGGCCCGAGGTGCTCTTCCTGGACGAGCCCACGACCGGCCTCGACGCCGAAGGGCGCCAGGAGACCTGGGAGTTGGTGCGCGAACTGCGCGCGCAGGGCACGACCGTGCTGCTCACCACGCACTACCTGGAGGAGGCGGAAGGACTCGCGGACCGGCTCGCGATCCTGCACGCCGGACGGATCGCGGTCTCCGGCACCCCGGCCGAGGTGACCGCCTCCCAGCCGTCGCGGATCTCCTTCGAACTGCCCACCGGCTACTTCCCCGGCGATCTCCCGCCGCTCGACTCCCTCGGCATCACCGGGCACGAGATCTCCGGACGCGTACTGCGGCTGCGTACGAACGAACTGCAGCGGGCCGCCACCGGGCTGCTCACCTGGGCCGAGCGGGCCGGCGTCGAGCTGCGGGGGCTCGACATCCGGTCGGGGTCCCTGGAGGAGGCGTTCCTGCGCATCGCGCGGCACGTCTCGGAGCAGGACGCCCAGGCGGAACAGGCCGGACAGGCAGGACAGGCAGAACAGTCCCAGCACTCCGAGAAGGAGCACGTGGCATGA
- a CDS encoding ABC transporter permease, with amino-acid sequence MSADTVTRTAPPAPTVTAVGRMTSLARAELTLLSRSRATFFAAVFVPLILPLSLRSTVEDMDLKGSGLSVGSVILPSAVGFSLLFAVYSSLVSVYAARREELVLKRLRTGELRDAEILMGAAVPSVLIGLVQSLVLTFACAALMDVGTPEAPLLAVLGLLLGLVMWPALAAVTASFSRSVEGAQVAAMPLLLVSMIGSGTVVPFEVMPDRLAAVCELLPLSPVITLIRGGWAGNLSAYETLGALATALAWIVLAVFAVHKWFRWEPRR; translated from the coding sequence ATGAGCGCGGACACCGTGACCAGGACCGCACCCCCGGCGCCGACCGTGACCGCGGTTGGACGGATGACCTCCCTCGCCCGGGCCGAACTGACCCTTCTCTCGCGCAGCAGGGCCACCTTCTTCGCGGCCGTCTTCGTGCCGCTGATCCTGCCGCTCAGCCTTCGCTCGACGGTCGAGGACATGGATCTGAAGGGGTCCGGTCTCTCGGTCGGCTCGGTCATCCTGCCCTCCGCAGTCGGCTTCTCCCTGCTCTTCGCCGTCTACAGCTCGCTGGTGAGCGTCTACGCGGCCCGCCGCGAGGAACTCGTGCTCAAGCGGCTGCGTACCGGAGAGCTGCGGGACGCGGAGATCCTCATGGGTGCCGCGGTCCCGTCGGTCCTCATCGGTCTGGTGCAGAGCCTGGTCCTGACGTTCGCCTGTGCGGCCCTCATGGACGTGGGAACGCCCGAGGCGCCTCTCCTCGCCGTGCTGGGGCTGCTGCTGGGGCTCGTGATGTGGCCGGCGCTCGCGGCGGTGACCGCCAGTTTCAGCAGGAGCGTGGAGGGCGCCCAGGTCGCGGCGATGCCCCTGCTGCTCGTGTCAATGATCGGCTCCGGCACCGTCGTACCCTTCGAGGTCATGCCCGACCGGCTCGCCGCCGTCTGCGAACTGCTGCCGCTGTCCCCGGTGATCACCCTCATCCGCGGGGGCTGGGCCGGGAACCTGTCCGCGTACGAGACCCTGGGCGCGCTCGCGACGGCGCTGGCCTGGATCGTGCTCGCGGTGTTTGCTGTACACAAGTGGTTCCGCTGGGAACCGAGGCGCTGA